A DNA window from Sporosarcina sp. ANT_H38 contains the following coding sequences:
- the floA gene encoding flotillin-like protein FloA (flotillin-like protein involved in membrane lipid rafts), whose protein sequence is MPALAGSASLVGIVAIVVIAIIVLAVFFTLVPVALWISAMAAGVRVSIFTLIGMRLRRVIPSRIVNPLIKAHKAGLDVTINQLESHYLAGGNVDRVVNALIAAHRANIELTFERAAAIDLAGRDVLEAVQMSVNPKVIETPFIAGVAMNGIEVKAKARITVRANIDRLVGGAGEETIVARVGEGIISTIGSSIDHAKVLENPDMISQTVLAKGLDSGTAFEILSIDIADVDIGKNIGAELQTEQAMADKNIAQAKAEERRAMAVANEQEMKAKVEEMRAKVVSAEAEVPLAMAEALRKGNIGVMDYVNYKNIQADTGMRDSISNFGADKESTEIKKN, encoded by the coding sequence ATGCCAGCATTAGCAGGTTCAGCAAGTTTAGTAGGTATTGTAGCAATCGTAGTTATCGCAATAATTGTCTTGGCCGTATTTTTCACACTCGTCCCTGTAGCGCTATGGATTTCCGCCATGGCAGCAGGAGTAAGAGTAAGTATCTTCACACTGATTGGTATGCGTCTCCGCCGGGTTATCCCGAGCCGGATTGTCAATCCGCTAATTAAAGCACATAAGGCTGGACTCGATGTAACAATTAACCAGCTTGAAAGCCATTACTTGGCTGGAGGGAACGTAGACCGTGTTGTTAACGCCCTAATCGCTGCACATCGTGCAAATATCGAGCTTACATTTGAACGTGCTGCGGCTATCGATCTTGCAGGTCGTGACGTTTTAGAAGCAGTTCAAATGTCCGTTAACCCTAAAGTTATTGAAACACCATTCATCGCCGGTGTGGCAATGAACGGGATTGAAGTAAAAGCAAAAGCGCGTATTACAGTACGTGCAAACATCGACAGACTTGTCGGTGGTGCTGGTGAAGAAACCATCGTTGCCCGTGTTGGTGAAGGTATCATCTCGACAATTGGTTCATCTATCGACCATGCAAAAGTATTGGAAAATCCAGATATGATTTCTCAAACTGTCTTAGCAAAAGGTCTTGACTCAGGTACTGCATTTGAAATTCTATCGATTGATATCGCAGACGTTGATATCGGTAAAAACATCGGTGCAGAACTTCAAACAGAACAAGCGATGGCTGATAAAAACATCGCACAGGCAAAAGCAGAAGAACGCCGCGCAATGGCTGTTGCAAATGAGCAAGAAATGAAAGCGAAAGTTGAAGAGATGCGTGCGAAAGTTGTCAGTGCTGAAGCGGAAGTTCCGCTTGCTATGGCAGAAGCGCTACGAAAAGGTAATATTGGTGTCATGGATTATGTGAATTACAAAAATATCCAAGCAGATACAGGAATGCGTGATTCAATCAGTAACTTTGGTGCAGATAAGGAATCTACAGAAATTAAGAAGAACTAA
- a CDS encoding sporulation protein YqfD yields the protein MRKRYAVKISGDGNLSEFLTKLVTIGTKITSLSVVDGVARFRTDRSGLRAIRRNRRRYQLKVKISIANLESGSIGLFTSSRFLIACLIPFVASFFLWKVDVESDMPEVVDRIEKKLEKNAIVLLKPLALIPDEGEIRRELMLDDPALSWVRFKRVGTSLTVIPMLSPPTTNIVEEEKLSSHLVARTGGVITRFELEKGERVSHIHQTVKKGDLLATGILEQGGKTTVVGADGAVYADYWVEYTFTLPKKIKFQLQGEEIVNYSFNLPWNHQGEEAWSPRSFVKTERLIEEAAGQFELIEGMEETVIIPLLKNKLLSESFSQAIIKEEKVLHVTFDNDKVSGTILFLINDNIAVKKLIPKETEPIG from the coding sequence ATGCGTAAACGATATGCTGTCAAAATATCAGGCGATGGTAACCTTTCGGAATTTCTAACTAAACTTGTAACAATTGGGACGAAAATAACATCGCTATCAGTTGTAGATGGGGTAGCACGTTTTCGAACAGATCGTAGCGGGCTTCGTGCGATAAGACGTAATAGAAGGCGTTATCAATTAAAAGTGAAAATATCGATTGCGAATCTTGAATCAGGCTCAATCGGACTTTTCACATCAAGCCGCTTTCTCATCGCATGTCTCATTCCTTTTGTGGCCTCTTTTTTTCTTTGGAAAGTAGATGTCGAATCGGATATGCCAGAAGTTGTGGACAGAATTGAAAAGAAACTTGAAAAAAACGCTATCGTTTTGTTAAAACCCTTAGCTTTAATTCCTGATGAAGGTGAAATTCGTCGCGAGCTCATGCTTGATGATCCAGCTTTGTCATGGGTTAGATTTAAACGAGTGGGTACGTCTCTGACCGTTATTCCGATGTTATCACCCCCTACAACAAATATTGTTGAAGAAGAAAAGCTGTCTTCTCACCTTGTAGCCCGCACAGGCGGCGTTATAACACGATTTGAGCTAGAAAAGGGGGAGCGGGTGAGTCATATTCATCAGACCGTTAAAAAAGGGGACTTGCTAGCTACAGGTATACTAGAACAAGGAGGTAAAACGACAGTCGTCGGAGCAGACGGGGCTGTTTATGCGGATTATTGGGTGGAATACACTTTTACCCTTCCTAAAAAAATAAAATTTCAGTTACAGGGCGAAGAGATTGTAAATTATTCTTTTAACCTCCCGTGGAATCATCAAGGTGAAGAAGCATGGTCTCCAAGGTCTTTCGTCAAGACAGAAAGACTTATAGAAGAAGCCGCAGGGCAGTTTGAATTGATTGAAGGCATGGAGGAAACGGTAATAATTCCCTTGTTAAAAAACAAATTATTGTCGGAATCTTTTTCACAAGCAATAATTAAAGAGGAAAAAGTTTTACACGTGACATTCGATAATGATAAAGTTAGTGGGACTATATTGTTTCTTATCAATGATAATATCGCTGTCAAAAAACTGATTCCCAAGGAGACTGAGCCTATTGGATGA
- a CDS encoding PhoH family protein, protein MIQLHVEDPNETVMLLGISDQNMKLIEEQLNVSVLTRGDTISISGDEENRNSAKVLLEQLLKVIRKGININQRDVSTALEMVKNGTIEYFAELYDEEISRNMKGKAIRAKTIGQREYVSAIRSQDLVFCIGPAGTGKTYLAVVLAVLAMKTGSAKRIILTRPAVEAGESLGFLPGDLKEKVDPYLRPLYDALHDVLGAEQTDRLMERGVIEIAPLAYMRGRTLDDAFIILDEAQNTTKAQMKMFLTRLGFGSKMVINGDKTQIDLPRGTESGLIAAESILKKVGAIHFQYLEQGDVVRHPLVAKIIEAYEQEQS, encoded by the coding sequence ATGATTCAACTGCATGTTGAAGACCCTAATGAAACAGTAATGCTTCTCGGAATTTCTGATCAGAATATGAAATTGATTGAAGAACAGTTGAACGTATCAGTACTGACTAGAGGCGACACGATTTCCATAAGTGGCGATGAGGAGAATAGGAATTCAGCTAAAGTCCTGTTGGAACAGTTATTAAAAGTAATCCGTAAAGGCATTAATATCAATCAACGTGATGTCTCAACAGCACTCGAGATGGTGAAAAATGGCACAATTGAATACTTTGCTGAGCTGTATGACGAAGAAATTTCAAGGAACATGAAAGGAAAAGCGATTCGTGCAAAAACAATCGGTCAACGTGAGTATGTTAGTGCGATTCGATCACAGGATCTTGTATTCTGTATTGGACCGGCGGGAACCGGAAAAACGTACTTAGCGGTCGTACTAGCTGTTTTAGCGATGAAGACGGGTTCTGCGAAGCGAATTATCCTTACGCGTCCCGCAGTCGAAGCAGGAGAGAGCCTGGGCTTCCTCCCAGGTGACTTGAAAGAGAAAGTTGACCCATACCTGCGCCCGTTGTATGACGCGTTACACGATGTCCTGGGGGCGGAACAAACAGATAGGCTTATGGAACGGGGAGTTATCGAAATTGCACCACTCGCTTATATGAGGGGACGAACACTCGATGACGCATTCATTATTCTCGATGAAGCACAGAATACGACAAAAGCACAGATGAAAATGTTTTTAACACGTCTCGGCTTCGGGTCGAAAATGGTTATTAACGGCGACAAGACGCAAATTGATTTGCCGAGAGGAACTGAATCTGGTTTAATCGCTGCAGAATCAATCTTAAAAAAAGTTGGAGCTATTCACTTCCAATACTTAGAGCAAGGTGATGTCGTTCGTCACCCACTTGTTGCAAAAATAATTGAAGCATACGAACAGGAGCAGTCATAG
- a CDS encoding HD family phosphohydrolase, whose translation MFKPIRKLFKSLKFNYFSLFLIGLSTILLFSFMYGSVKKETYELKSFQIAPDTIRSSKTVEDTVKTEQDRERVANEVGPSYVFSEDVVKNRQAIATSLFDFLIEVKNSNEPSQTELENPVDNTEELVSEMRIKLSSLEKEEPSLRLSDDALTSLLSLKTDALLNAQSVLVGVLGEELSKPIRTADLATVRYEVERKIRLTESISPSILQILITLSRSLVVETESIHEDMTKARIAQARESVEPTRILQGQVIVREGQLIDKEIFRQLELASVLSNQSSVKPLVGLILFVLFIGAIIYMHFLSWSDNGVMKKKALLIVLAVFFLLVILMKLISLIEKDFDVLLAFLFPTALAPMLIKLLTNERLALMTTIITAGTAGILLQEGYASIIQMEVTLYILFGGIVSLYLLGNNGRRSNILRTSLGVSVSNIMFIAFYLLMTQSSYDLTELVYYMIAAIVSGILSGALTIGLMPFFESGFRLLSDMRLIELSNPNHPLLKKVLTETPGTYHHSVMVANLADAACESIGANGLLARVGSYYHDIGKTLRPGFFIENQHAGQNPHDALPPEKSRDIIIAHAEDGAQLLEKHKMPVEIIDIARQHHGTSTLKYFYFKAKESGEDIKEEDFRYAGPKPQTKEIAIISIADSVEAAVRSMKEPTSEKITALVQSIVNTKLNDGQFDECDLSMKELKTAEKIICETLNGIFHNRIEYPK comes from the coding sequence ATGTTCAAACCAATTAGGAAGCTATTTAAATCACTTAAATTCAATTATTTTTCCTTGTTTTTAATCGGATTATCCACTATACTTCTTTTTTCTTTCATGTATGGCAGTGTGAAAAAAGAAACATATGAATTGAAATCTTTTCAAATTGCACCTGATACCATCCGTTCCTCAAAAACGGTTGAGGATACAGTGAAAACTGAACAGGATAGAGAGCGTGTAGCTAATGAAGTAGGCCCTTCCTATGTATTTTCAGAAGACGTTGTAAAAAATAGACAAGCAATCGCGACGTCCTTGTTCGATTTTCTAATCGAAGTAAAAAACTCAAATGAGCCAAGTCAAACTGAATTAGAAAACCCTGTTGATAATACTGAAGAACTAGTTTCAGAAATGCGAATTAAACTTTCCAGTCTGGAAAAAGAAGAACCTAGTCTGCGACTTAGTGATGACGCATTAACTAGTCTGTTATCCCTAAAAACAGATGCTTTGCTAAACGCGCAAAGCGTATTGGTCGGAGTATTAGGTGAGGAACTTTCGAAACCTATACGAACAGCGGATTTAGCAACCGTCCGCTATGAAGTGGAACGGAAAATTAGGCTTACAGAATCGATTTCACCATCAATCTTACAGATACTGATAACACTTAGCCGATCACTTGTTGTAGAGACGGAATCGATTCATGAGGATATGACAAAGGCTAGGATCGCACAGGCGAGGGAAAGCGTTGAGCCCACACGTATTTTGCAAGGACAAGTAATAGTTCGAGAAGGGCAACTCATTGACAAAGAAATATTCAGGCAGCTAGAACTTGCAAGCGTGTTGTCGAATCAGTCGTCTGTGAAACCACTTGTGGGTCTCATCTTATTTGTCCTCTTTATTGGTGCAATTATTTATATGCATTTCCTTTCATGGAGTGATAATGGAGTCATGAAGAAAAAGGCATTGCTCATTGTACTGGCTGTCTTTTTCCTGCTCGTAATCTTGATGAAACTCATTTCCCTTATTGAAAAGGACTTTGATGTTCTGTTAGCATTCCTATTTCCGACAGCGCTCGCACCTATGCTTATTAAGTTATTGACAAACGAGCGACTGGCACTAATGACGACAATTATCACAGCGGGAACAGCGGGAATTCTTCTTCAAGAAGGTTATGCATCAATCATTCAGATGGAGGTAACACTGTACATACTTTTCGGAGGAATTGTGAGCTTGTACTTACTTGGTAACAACGGCAGACGTTCGAATATTTTAAGGACAAGTTTAGGGGTTTCTGTTTCAAACATAATGTTCATCGCGTTTTACCTTTTGATGACACAGTCATCTTACGATTTGACGGAATTAGTGTATTATATGATAGCAGCAATTGTTTCCGGTATTTTGTCGGGAGCCCTTACAATCGGACTTATGCCATTTTTTGAGTCTGGATTTAGATTGTTATCGGATATGCGCCTTATCGAACTTTCTAACCCGAATCATCCGCTGTTGAAAAAAGTGCTTACTGAAACACCAGGCACTTATCATCACAGCGTTATGGTTGCAAATCTGGCTGATGCAGCGTGTGAATCGATTGGGGCAAATGGACTTCTTGCGAGAGTCGGAAGTTATTATCATGATATTGGAAAGACACTTAGACCCGGTTTCTTTATTGAGAACCAGCATGCTGGACAAAATCCACATGATGCATTGCCACCAGAAAAAAGCAGAGATATTATTATTGCGCATGCAGAAGATGGCGCACAACTTCTTGAGAAGCATAAAATGCCAGTAGAAATAATCGATATCGCTCGTCAGCATCACGGAACGAGTACGTTGAAATATTTTTACTTTAAAGCGAAGGAATCTGGGGAAGATATAAAAGAAGAGGATTTCCGTTATGCAGGCCCAAAACCTCAAACGAAAGAAATCGCGATCATCTCAATTGCTGATAGTGTTGAAGCCGCTGTGCGATCAATGAAAGAACCGACTTCAGAAAAAATTACAGCTCTCGTACAATCTATCGTGAATACTAAATTGAATGATGGCCAATTCGATGAATGTGATCTTTCAATGAAGGAATTAAAAACTGCTGAAAAGATTATCTGTGAAACGTTAAACGGGATATTCCATAACCGGATCGAGTATCCGAAGTGA
- the ybeY gene encoding rRNA maturation RNase YbeY, translated as MLEIYFEDETARVDDKIEDLIRKLLSHTANEEGLSGEVEVSVTFMTDSDIQEVNATYRGKNVPTDVISFALEELTEGEVAIVPTEGMPTALGDILISVETAERQAEEYGHDFNREIGFLALHGFLHLLGYDHITEEDEAEMLGRQKEILASFGLKR; from the coding sequence ATGTTGGAAATATATTTTGAAGACGAAACCGCTAGAGTCGATGACAAAATCGAGGATTTAATCCGAAAGCTATTAAGTCATACCGCTAATGAAGAAGGATTGTCGGGTGAAGTGGAAGTTTCTGTAACATTCATGACGGATTCAGACATTCAAGAAGTAAATGCAACATATCGAGGTAAAAATGTACCAACGGACGTCATTTCATTTGCGCTTGAAGAATTGACAGAAGGAGAAGTGGCAATTGTCCCCACAGAAGGCATGCCAACCGCTTTAGGTGATATACTGATTTCAGTGGAAACAGCTGAGCGACAAGCTGAGGAATACGGACATGATTTTAATCGTGAAATCGGATTTCTTGCTCTTCATGGCTTCCTTCATCTTCTGGGGTATGATCATATTACTGAAGAAGATGAAGCAGAGATGTTAGGCAGACAAAAGGAGATTCTCGCATCATTTGGACTTAAGAGGTGA
- a CDS encoding diacylglycerol kinase family protein, which yields MRKFMQSFVFAWNGIRHGILAERNTKLHLLATIIVILAGILTGLSQYEWFIVVILISGMLALELMNSAVERVVDLVTDVRHPLAKQAKDLAAGAVLMYAIGSAIIGLIIFLPKWFN from the coding sequence ATGCGGAAATTTATGCAATCGTTTGTATTCGCCTGGAATGGAATCCGCCATGGTATACTAGCGGAACGAAATACTAAATTGCATTTGTTGGCTACAATTATCGTCATTCTAGCTGGAATACTGACAGGACTATCTCAATATGAATGGTTCATTGTTGTCATTTTGATCAGCGGGATGCTTGCGCTTGAATTGATGAACTCAGCGGTTGAACGTGTCGTTGATCTCGTTACAGATGTACGTCATCCGTTAGCGAAACAGGCGAAGGATCTTGCCGCAGGAGCGGTATTAATGTATGCAATAGGCAGTGCAATTATCGGGCTAATTATTTTTCTCCCGAAATGGTTTAATTAA
- a CDS encoding cytidine deaminase has translation MDIEKLINESKLAREKAYVPYSKFPVGAALLAEDGTIYHGCNIENSAYSMTNCAERTAFFKAISDGVRSFKALAVVASTEGPVSPCGACRQVIAEFCDGSMPVYLTNLNGDVEETTVAKLLPGAFSKEDLSYAAKQ, from the coding sequence GTGGATATAGAAAAATTAATTAACGAATCAAAGCTCGCACGGGAGAAAGCGTATGTCCCGTATTCAAAATTCCCAGTCGGAGCCGCACTATTGGCAGAAGACGGGACTATCTATCACGGCTGTAATATTGAAAACTCCGCTTACAGTATGACGAATTGTGCAGAACGTACAGCGTTTTTTAAAGCGATTTCCGATGGCGTACGTAGCTTCAAAGCGCTTGCAGTAGTTGCAAGTACGGAAGGTCCTGTTTCACCGTGTGGAGCGTGTAGACAAGTAATCGCTGAGTTTTGTGATGGCTCGATGCCAGTTTATCTCACAAACTTAAATGGGGATGTAGAAGAAACAACAGTAGCGAAATTACTGCCAGGCGCTTTTTCAAAGGAGGATCTTTCATATGCAGCAAAACAATAA
- the era gene encoding GTPase Era → MQQNNKGFKSGFVSIIGRPNVGKSTFLNHVVGQKIAIMSDKPQTTRNKVQGVVTTDKSQIIFIDTPGIHKPKHKLGDFMVKTARNTLKEVDIVMFMVNADEPIGRGDRFIIDLLEGSKTPVFLIINKIDLVHPDELFKIITSYTSEYDFAEIVPISALNGNNVDRLLETMNKYLPEGPKYYPDDQVTDHPERFIISELVREKVLHLTREEIPHSIAVVIEKIEREEGREMVNVNATIIVDRDSQKGIVIGKKGALLKEIGTNARRDIEMLLGSKVFLELWVKVQKDWRNKPGHLKEFGFRDDEY, encoded by the coding sequence ATGCAGCAAAACAATAAAGGGTTCAAATCGGGATTCGTCTCGATTATTGGACGTCCAAACGTCGGGAAATCGACATTTCTAAACCATGTAGTCGGGCAGAAAATTGCCATTATGAGTGACAAACCCCAGACGACACGAAACAAAGTACAAGGGGTTGTAACGACTGACAAATCCCAAATTATTTTCATCGATACACCGGGAATTCATAAGCCAAAACATAAGCTTGGCGATTTCATGGTAAAAACTGCGCGTAACACGTTAAAAGAAGTAGACATAGTCATGTTTATGGTCAATGCGGACGAACCGATTGGTCGCGGTGATCGTTTTATCATCGACTTGTTAGAGGGTTCTAAGACACCCGTATTTCTAATCATTAATAAAATTGACCTCGTCCATCCGGATGAATTATTTAAAATTATCACTTCATATACATCCGAGTATGATTTCGCTGAAATCGTGCCAATATCTGCGCTAAACGGCAATAATGTAGATCGACTTCTCGAAACGATGAATAAATACTTGCCAGAAGGACCGAAATATTATCCTGATGATCAAGTGACGGATCACCCGGAACGATTCATTATTTCTGAATTAGTTCGTGAGAAAGTATTGCATTTGACGAGAGAAGAAATTCCGCACTCAATAGCTGTTGTTATCGAGAAGATTGAACGCGAAGAAGGACGGGAAATGGTAAATGTTAATGCAACAATTATCGTCGATCGTGATTCTCAAAAAGGCATTGTCATCGGTAAAAAAGGTGCCCTGCTAAAAGAAATCGGAACGAATGCTAGACGTGATATTGAAATGCTACTTGGCTCAAAGGTATTTCTTGAGCTGTGGGTAAAAGTGCAGAAAGACTGGCGCAATAAACCAGGACATCTGAAGGAATTTGGATTTAGGGACGACGAATATTAA
- the recO gene encoding DNA repair protein RecO, whose amino-acid sequence MNKWEGIILRGIPYGESNKIVTLFTREGGKMTAMARGAKKPASRLAAVTQPFTHGSFLIRTGRGMGSLEQGEPIDSMRHIREDLEATAYASYVVELIDKLTEDNERIVGIYGLLYDALHAINEQYDPEAIALFVEWKMLPIAGIHPILHQCANCGATEGEFAFSFMQIGFVCHRCFHVDKHAIRISPSQLKLIRTFYTVPINRVGNLTLKKTTKDFMKKLVRTIYDEQVGIRLKSRSFLDQLDSTPELLPRKEKPKESGE is encoded by the coding sequence CTGAACAAATGGGAAGGGATCATTCTAAGAGGCATTCCGTACGGTGAGTCCAATAAAATTGTCACGCTGTTTACTCGTGAAGGCGGTAAGATGACGGCGATGGCCCGTGGAGCGAAGAAGCCAGCGAGTCGCTTAGCGGCTGTGACGCAGCCCTTCACACACGGTTCATTCTTAATTCGTACTGGAAGAGGGATGGGGTCGCTTGAACAAGGTGAGCCCATCGATTCAATGCGACATATTCGTGAAGACTTGGAAGCTACAGCCTATGCGAGCTATGTTGTTGAACTGATCGATAAGTTGACAGAGGATAATGAGCGTATTGTTGGTATATATGGACTGTTGTACGATGCGCTTCATGCCATCAATGAGCAATATGATCCTGAAGCCATTGCATTATTCGTCGAGTGGAAAATGTTGCCAATAGCTGGAATTCATCCGATACTCCATCAATGTGCAAATTGCGGGGCGACAGAAGGCGAATTTGCTTTTTCGTTCATGCAAATCGGATTCGTTTGCCATCGGTGCTTCCATGTAGATAAGCATGCGATTAGAATTTCACCGAGTCAATTGAAATTGATCCGGACATTTTATACGGTTCCTATCAACCGAGTCGGTAATTTGACGTTGAAAAAGACGACAAAAGATTTCATGAAAAAACTTGTCCGTACAATATACGATGAGCAAGTAGGGATTCGATTAAAATCGAGATCATTTCTTGATCAGCTCGACTCTACACCCGAACTGTTACCTAGAAAAGAAAAACCAAAAGAGAGTGGCGAATAG